atgattaaatcaaaatcaattatatgattcatatatgaaatgaatgatgaaaaaactgGACACAGAGTCTCTGGGTACAAccaacggcaacaacaaaaaacagaaagTGATTGTATTTTATCGCCAacgtcaatgatgattattatggtgactgtgatcaatcatcaacaaatgaataaatgaacaataaaTTAGTAAACAACAGAATAGACATAAATACGACTACATTTGATggttattttcaatatattcatatatacaaatccaatcattattgaatgaatggaaaaaaatgtatgtatatgtgctgatgattattgtgattatttatcaatcaagGCTAAAATCATCTGAAACCTATAGGTGGAGCTCAATCATGATGTCCAATTCGATCCGGTAGATGGCATTTGCTATCTTTCGAATGTAAATTGCTATATATCGACTATGTGATGCTTTGGATAACAAATTGCCATATTCAAACattgtaattgattttttttttattttaatttggaaaaaattataattcaatttttaaaataaaaaggattcaataatttatttcataatattgttaaatattaatattcattcatttattaatcCTAGCCACAATTTTAACTTTAGCTGGCATATTTTTGGATATTTCCTGATCTTTTAATGCTTTAAGTAAATCTTTTTCACGATCAGTagccaatttttcttttaaaaataaCATTAATGCATTTTTTGATGCTTTACCACGTTTCGTTGAACCGGGTATGATTTTAACTTTATATTTGTATGATTGCATGGACGTATATGGGCCACAAACTGGTAATGCATATAAAAGATTATCATCGGTCATTGGATTCGATACTAATGATGAGATAATTCGTTGACTATCAAGACTGTATTTGTTCAATTCTTcttgaatatcatcatcatcatcatcaccagaattgttttcatttttatttttgttcattgtttcttcatcatcaacgatatcggatttattgtcatcagtatcatcatcattatcatcattatgaatgtTAGTCTCCGCTTCAGCATTTTCAGCCGCAGCTATTGTTTCACCAGTTTCTGTAACTGtttcttttaaattttgttcaatattctttttatcaattttattacgctttttcatttgtttggcAGCCATTTTCTGCGAAAacattttcacttttttctttaaattttCTCCTGTGTTGACAATggtataatcatcatcatctgttttGGAGAAATGTTCAAGTAAATCTTTATATTTAACTGTCGTATCCGGAAATGAAGAATCAATTTCTTCACCATCTTTGTCTTGAAtcgttggtggtggttgtgctTTTCGTTGTTCATTTCGACGTTCAAAGCTTTCTTCATCGATTCGAAACAGAATGCCAAAACCAAGGACTAAATTCTGTAATGGtatgtagttttttttgccccTTATCATAAATGAACCGACGGATAAATATTGGCCTGTTGGTGCCGTTTTCTGTACCTGATGAGAGTATACCCAATAAGCGGCGGATACAACTTTAGCTTCCCATGATGCACTGTAACAAACGGCCATATTAGCCGCTTCATTTATGGTTTTAGGGGGTATTTCTGGCTTTTCTGTGTGGTTTTTGATTACCACCGAAGTAGCACCATGAATATCAGCATGCACATAAAGATCATTTTTGGTTAGATAACGTTTGACTatcatttcgttttgttgtGCATCGCGACCAGCAATAACTAAATAACCTTCCGAACTgatgaaccagaaaaatttttcgaacCACAATGTTTTCTTCGCCATAACAATAGTCGTTTTGATAGTGGTTTCTTTAAGTTCTTGTTTAACTTTACGTTCAACATTCTTATAGATCTTTTCAGTATGGTCCAaggttttttgttcttttttcgCTGCATCTTTTCGATGATCATAGTATTTTCTTGCATTTCCATACGCCGTCAGATCGATATCGATATCGACAACCATAGAATCTCTACCATCACCATCTTCGTAAGGATCATCAAGCAGCATAGCGAAACAATTCTTCTCCAATTTTAGTCCCTGTATCTTTGATGCAATTGGATCGCAATTATCTTGAGCATCTTTTACCATCTCAGCAATCATATCCCATGAATATTTATTTGCTATAGCACTTCGAAGGACCGAAATAGCATTTTCAACTAATTCAatgttattttcaatcagTGCCGCACGACGATTATCAATTTCTTGTAATTTGGCTAGATTCTCTAGCCGAGATTCGTGATCCTTTTTAATcgattccaattttttcattgcctGTTTCTCGTGTTGAACAACTTTCGATTCAATACGTTGTGATTCCATGCTGGAGAAGAAAATATCAACAGCTTTATTAAAGCTTTCATATTCAGTGTGACGATGATTTTCCAATTGTTTGAATAGATATGGATGGAATTCGTCATTCATTGCAATATCTTCGGTTGAATTTggtcttttttcaattttcattgtcagATAACCTTTCGATGATGCTGCTCGAATTTCTTTGACAATTGATTCGGCATGATCGAATACACATTCCAACCAATCAATATCTTCTATTGTTACTTTTATTCGATTTGTATCCGAAATATTTTTAactttcatcaatgaatgttcCAATAAGTTTGGTCCATATAAGAAATGtggattgaataattttttaaaattttgttccTTTGAATTGGCCAAAATCTGTTGAATACGATTTTGTGACATTTTAGATTCTTCTGCAATGTatgtattcaaattcattggatACTTTTCTCGGACAGCAATATTAATATTCGTTTTAGCGTCTTTATGAATCCGAAGCAAACTAAGGATGATATAATCTTTATCGGTAAGAATGATATTTCCTTTGCTATAAAGTTCGAGGATAATGTGATTGGCGTATTCAGCTGTACCAAATTGAAGATCAACAACTCGATCGTTACCAATTTGTTTGATCGTTTCAAGACGTTTATTTTTAATATGTTTACGTAGTTTCATTGTAAAACCggatggtgatgaatttttcgGCCAATCATATTCAGTCAAATGTATACGAATGCCAGATTCAAGAATGAGCATCTGTTTCAAATGTTCTTCGTCTACATTTTTGTCATGTGCTGGATGAGAGAATCTTatcaaaaatgttttattatCTATGTCGTAAACTTGATAAACACGATTGCCACATAATTTTTCTCGAATTTCGGGTAATATGgcaattaaatcaaatgtaGTGAAacgatttttcatttttgtttttacttTGGTTAAAATTCAAGCaacttgttgttttgtttattttttcttgttcaacgTGTTCCTTCTAAATCAAAGGAATTAATGTCACCTTTTATTTGAAAGTACTTTTTGAGTTTTAGagtttttcaatattattctGGAACAAGCCGTGAAAGggaattttattgaattaacAGCAACATTTAAAATgtccaaaagaaaatttaataccgattttgataatggtgataacaataataataatggagaTCAAAAGCCAAAGTTTCAGCAGCAAGTAAAATATGATAATCGTTCCAGACATTGTCCATACTTGGACACAATAAATCGTGGTGTGttggattttgattttgaaaagtTATGCTCAATTTCATTGTCCAAAATTAATGTATATGCTTGTTTAGTTTgtggaaaatattttcaaggtaagaattttatcaatgattttgattttatttaacAAGTTTGATGATCTCTTTGTAAATAGGTCGAGGAATCGGCACACATGCCTACATGCATTCGGTATCATGTGGTCATCATGTTTTCTTAAATCTACATACATTAAAATTCTATTGTCTGCCAGATAATTATCAGATTATTGATTCATCCcttgatgatattgtttaTGTTTTAAAGCCAACATTTTCTCATatagaaattaaaaaattgaattctaataataaattatcgaTTGCTTATGATGGTACCGCATATTTGCCCGGTATAGTCGGTTTGAATAAtatcaaagaaaatgattattgtaaTGTCATTCTACAGGCATTGTCACATGTAAAAACAGTTCGAAATTATTTtctgattgaatcaaattatgaTATATTTGTTCGTCAAAATTCTCAAGATCATTCAGCACTATTATTGCAACGATTCGGTGAATTATTACGAAAGTTATGGAATCCTAAAAATTTTAAAGCTCATGTATCTCCACATGAAATGCTTCAAGCAGTCGTattgtcatcaaaaaaaCGTTTTCAAATCACACAACAAGGTGATCCGATTGATTTTCTTAGCTGGTTTCTGAATGCTTTGCATTTGGCATTGAAAGGAAGCAATAAGAATGATTCATCGATCGTATTCAAAACGTTTCGAGGCTCAATGAAAACCTATACACGTAAAGTGATACCTATtgataaatcaattgaagaaaagcttcatttgatggaaaatgaagaatatgctgaaaaatgtgatgatggaaatttcCTCTATCTAACGCTTGATCTTCCACCGACACCTTTGTTTCGTGATGAAATGAGCGAAAACATTATACCACAAGTTCCATTAAGTCGGTTATTAGCCAAATTCGATGGTATATCCgaaaaagaatataaaaCATATAAAGATTCATTTCTAAAACGATTTGTCATAACAAAATTTCCTAAACATCTTATCCTTTATATCAAACGTTTCACTAGAAATACGTtctttttggaaaaaaatccgacCATCGTgaattttccaataaaaaatGTCGATCTTTCCGAATTGTTTCCTAATCAAGATCAGCAAGGAAATGAACGGAATTCAAAAGTGGTTTATGACCTCATCGCTAATATTGTTCATGATGGTCAACCAGAATCAGGAAAAGGAACATATCGAATACATATTTTACATAAGGTAAATGacattcttcaattttttaaaataacaaattctattctattcatttatcCAACTAGGGCACTGGAAAATGGTTCGAAATACAAGATTTACATGTCACCGAGATACTTCCTCAAATGATTACATTATCGGAAGCATATATACAAATCTGGGAACAgcaaaaatgttgaattgaatacagtattatatataaatgattaagtttgtttgattcttggttgttgaaattgatgtGAACAACATTTAAAACCATTTTTTAAGCAATCAAAATTAACgtttaatcaatgaatattgaACATGATGTAATTCAAGtcataattttgaaatgtattttttaatatataaTTTGATCGAAAACTTTGTATATAAAAGAATACTTTATCCATTTGTTTATTCCATGAGgtattattaatatatataaaaatccATTACGCCATGAATTCAATCTCCGAAGGTTATTGCGCGCGCATAATATCCTCATTAATTTATAAATACGtgtttccattcaattctttctctccacatttttttttctttccatgcATGCATGGATTTTGTTATTGATCGTAACTGTGTcaacaatgatcatgatgttgCGAATTGTTGGTACTTTTTGGCACATGTTTCAAGATGGCCACGACCACTTTCTTgttgatcaacaaaacaacatgaTACATTGTTCATAATCATAGATGTCTTATATCCAATGTCGAGacattcaaacaataataaattgtggATATAATATTGTAATAACAAGCAATGAGACggttcatttttgttgttttttttatgacgTCGTAATTGTGGTGATTCTTTAATGA
This is a stretch of genomic DNA from Dermatophagoides farinae isolate YC_2012a chromosome 2, ASM2471394v1, whole genome shotgun sequence. It encodes these proteins:
- the Clbn gene encoding nuclear export mediator factor NEMF homolog Clbn, coding for MKNRFTTFDLIAILPEIREKLCGNRVYQVYDIDNKTFLIRFSHPAHDKNVDEEHLKQMLILESGIRIHLTEYDWPKNSSPSGFTMKLRKHIKNKRLETIKQIGNDRVVDLQFGTAEYANHIILELYSKGNIILTDKDYIILSLLRIHKDAKTNINIAVREKYPMNLNTYIAEESKMSQNRIQQILANSKEQNFKKLFNPHFLYGPNLLEHSLMKVKNISDTNRIKVTIEDIDWLECVFDHAESIVKEIRAASSKGYLTMKIEKRPNSTEDIAMNDEFHPYLFKQLENHRHTEYESFNKAVDIFFSSMESQRIESKVVQHEKQAMKKLESIKKDHESRLENLAKLQEIDNRRAALIENNIELVENAISVLRSAIANKYSWDMIAEMVKDAQDNCDPIASKIQGLKLEKNCFAMLLDDPYEDGDGRDSMVVDIDIDLTAYGNARKYYDHRKDAAKKEQKTLDHTEKIYKNVERKVKQELKETTIKTTIVMAKKTLWFEKFFWFISSEGYLVIAGRDAQQNEMIVKRYLTKNDLYVHADIHGATSVVIKNHTEKPEIPPKTINEAANMAVCYSASWEAKVVSAAYWVYSHQVQKTAPTGQYLSVGSFMIRGKKNYIPLQNLVLGFGILFRIDEESFERRNEQRKAQPPPTIQDKDGEEIDSSFPDTTVKYKDLLEHFSKTDDDDYTIVNTGENLKKKVKMFSQKMAAKQMKKRNKIDKKNIEQNLKETVTETGETIAAAENAEAETNIHNDDNDDDTDDNKSDIVDDEETMNKNKNENNSGDDDDDDIQEELNKYSLDSQRIISSLVSNPMTDDNLLYALPVCGPYTSMQSYKYKVKIIPGSTKRGKASKNALMLFLKEKLATDREKDLLKALKDQEISKNMPAKVKIVARINK
- the Usp39 gene encoding ubiquitin specific protease 39; the encoded protein is MSKRKFNTDFDNGDNNNNNGDQKPKFQQQVKYDNRSRHCPYLDTINRGVLDFDFEKLCSISLSKINVYACLVCGKYFQGRGIGTHAYMHSVSCGHHVFLNLHTLKFYCLPDNYQIIDSSLDDIVYVLKPTFSHIEIKKLNSNNKLSIAYDGTAYLPGIVGLNNIKENDYCNVILQALSHVKTVRNYFLIESNYDIFVRQNSQDHSALLLQRFGELLRKLWNPKNFKAHVSPHEMLQAVVLSSKKRFQITQQGDPIDFLSWFLNALHLALKGSNKNDSSIVFKTFRGSMKTYTRKVIPIDKSIEEKLHLMENEEYAEKCDDGNFLYLTLDLPPTPLFRDEMSENIIPQVPLSRLLAKFDGISEKEYKTYKDSFLKRFVITKFPKHLILYIKRFTRNTFFLEKNPTIVNFPIKNVDLSELFPNQDQQGNERNSKVVYDLIANIVHDGQPESGKGTYRIHILHKGTGKWFEIQDLHVTEILPQMITLSEAYIQIWEQQKC